In the Bos javanicus breed banteng chromosome 28, ARS-OSU_banteng_1.0, whole genome shotgun sequence genome, one interval contains:
- the ZNF25 gene encoding zinc finger protein 25 yields the protein MNKYRGPVTFKDVTVEFTREEWKLLDTAQRTLYREVMQENYSHLISVGYCANRPNAIFKLKQGKEPWILEVQFPRQNNPEDLCNTHDQGARCPESQAENSRNGELKKHQKTHTNEKTYKCNECGKAFYQKSILIIHEHTHSKDKPGECEKSVSQNGDLTRQPKTPTREKTYECKECKKTFYHLSSLSRHLRTHAGEKPYECNQCEKSFYQKPHLMEHQKTHTGEKPFECTECGKFFYVKAYLMVHQKTHTGEKPYECKECRKSFSQKSHLTVHQRTHTGEKPYKCKECGKFFSRNSHLKTHQRTHTGEKPYECKECGKCFYQKSALTVHQRTHTGEKPFECNKCGKTFYYKSDLTKHQRKHTGEKPYECNECGKSFSVNSVLRLHQRTHTGEKPYECKECGKSFSQKSHFVIHQRKHTGEKPYECKECKETFFQKSKLTAHQKTHTEGKSL from the exons GGACCAGTAACATTTAAGGATGTTACTGTGGAATTCACCCGGGAGGAATGGAAATTGCTGGACACTGCTCAGAGGACCCTGTATAGAGAAGTGATGCAGGAGAACTACAGTCACCTCATCTCAGTGG GCTATTGTGCAAATAGGCCAAATGCAATCTTCAAGTTGAAGCAAGGAAAAGAACCATGGATATTAGAAGTACAATTTCCACGTCAGAACAACCCTG AAGACCTATGCAATACTCATGACCAAGGAGCAAGATGCCCAGAAAGCCAAGCTGAAAATTCAAG GAATGGAGAACTCAAGAAACATCAGAAAACTCATACCAATGAAAAAACCtataaatgtaatgaatgtggaaaGGCCTTCTACCAGAAGTCTATCCTCATAATACATGAGCATACTCATTCAAAGGACAAACCCGGTGAATGTGAGAAATCTGTTTCTCAGAATGGAGACCTCACAAGACAACCAAAAACTCCTACCAGAGAGAAGACCTATGAATGTAAAGAATGTAAGAAAACTTTCTACCATCTGTCATCTCTCAGTAGACATTTGAGAACTCATGCAGGAGAGAAACCCTACGAATGTAATCAGTGTGAGAAATCCTTCTACCAGAAGCCACACCTCATGGAACATCAGAAAACACACACAGGAGAAAAACCCTTTGAATGTACTGAATGTGGGAAGTTCTTCTATGTTAAGGCATACCTCATGGTACATCAGAAAACACACACAGGGGAGAAACCatatgaatgtaaggaatgtaGGAAGTCCTTTTCCCAGAAATCACACCTCACAGTACATCAGAGAACACATACAGGGGAGAAACCCTataaatgtaaggaatgtgggaaatTCTTTTCTAGAAATTCACACCTCAAAACTCATCAGCGaactcacacaggagagaaaccctatgaatgtaaggaatgtggtaAATGCTTTTACCAGAAGTCAGCCTTAACAGTACATCAGCGAACTCATACAGGGGAGAAACCCTTTGAATGTAATAAATGTGGGAAAACCTTTTACTATAAATCAGACCTCACTAAACATCAGAGAAAacacacaggggagaagccctatgaatgtaatgaatgtggtaAATCTTTCTCTGTGAATTCAGTCCTCAGATTACATCAAAGgactcacacaggagagaaaccctatgaatgcaAGGAATGTGGAAAATCTTTCTCTCAGAAGTCACATTTTGTCATACATCAGAGAAaacacacaggagagaaaccctatgaatgtaaggagtgtaaggaaacattttttcaaaaatcaaaactcACTGCACATCAGAAGACACACACAGAAGGGAAAAGCTTATAA